One region of Bacteroidota bacterium genomic DNA includes:
- the rpsN gene encoding 30S ribosomal protein S14, producing MAKESMKAREVKRARLSARYAAKREALKASGDYLALDKLPKNASPVRKHNRCKLTGRPRGYMRTFGISRNVFRKMALEGKIPGVTKASW from the coding sequence ATGGCAAAAGAATCAATGAAGGCAAGAGAAGTGAAGCGCGCAAGGCTTTCCGCACGTTACGCGGCGAAGCGTGAAGCGTTGAAAGCATCAGGCGATTACCTGGCACTCGATAAACTTCCGAAAAATGCCTCCCCCGTGCGCAAGCACAACCGCTGTAAACTCACCGGTCGTCCGCGTGGTTATATGCGGACCTTCGGAATCTCCCGGAACGTTTTCCGTAAGATGGCTCTTGAAGGAAAGATACCAGGTGTTACAAAAGCCAGCTGGTAA
- the rpsC gene encoding 30S ribosomal protein S3, with translation MGQKANPIGNRLGIIRGWDSNWYGGKNYADKLVEDEKIRKYLLARLAKGGVAKIVIERTMKLITVTIHTARPGIVIGKGGQEVDKLKEELKKLTHKDVQINIYEIKRPELDAQLVADGVARQIEARISFRRAAKMSIASTMRMGAEGIRIKVGGRLGGAEIARSEQYKEGRIPLHTLRADIDFAIAEAQTSYGKIGVKVWICKGEIYGKRDLSPNIGASATGTAAKTMGGGERRERGDRGGDRGGRGGRGGNRGGGNRGGGGGRGPKKD, from the coding sequence ATGGGACAAAAAGCAAACCCGATAGGTAACCGACTGGGAATTATCAGAGGATGGGATTCCAACTGGTATGGTGGCAAAAATTATGCTGACAAACTGGTGGAAGATGAGAAGATCCGCAAATACCTTCTTGCCCGTCTTGCAAAGGGCGGCGTAGCGAAGATTGTGATCGAGCGCACCATGAAACTGATTACTGTAACGATTCACACTGCTCGTCCGGGCATTGTTATCGGAAAAGGTGGTCAGGAAGTAGATAAACTGAAAGAGGAGTTGAAGAAACTCACCCACAAGGATGTTCAGATAAATATTTACGAAATCAAACGTCCGGAACTGGATGCTCAATTGGTGGCTGACGGTGTTGCCCGCCAGATTGAAGCTCGTATTTCTTTCCGTCGCGCAGCGAAGATGTCTATCGCTTCGACAATGAGAATGGGAGCTGAAGGAATTCGTATCAAAGTTGGTGGTCGTTTGGGCGGAGCAGAAATTGCACGTTCCGAGCAGTACAAAGAAGGACGTATTCCACTGCACACTTTGCGTGCGGATATTGATTTCGCGATTGCAGAAGCTCAAACCTCTTATGGTAAAATTGGAGTGAAAGTTTGGATTTGCAAAGGTGAGATTTACGGTAAGCGTGATTTGTCTCCGAACATTGGAGCGAGCGCAACCGGCACAGCAGCGAAGACAATGGGTGGCGGAGAACGTCGTGAGCGTGGAGATCGTGGTGGTGACCGTGGCGGCCGTGGTGGTCGTGGTGGAAACCGTGGCGGTGGAAACCGTGGTGGTGGCGGCGGACGCGGACCGAAAAAAGACTAA
- the rplR gene encoding 50S ribosomal protein L18, protein MLRKQLRRNSIRTRIRRTVKGTAERPRLSVFRSNKQISAQLIDDIAGVTLVAASSAAKDMQGVKAKKVDLAKEVGKALAVKAQSSGIKSVVFDRGGYLYHGRVKALAEGAREGGLEF, encoded by the coding sequence ATGTTACGTAAACAGCTTAGAAGAAACAGCATTCGTACCCGTATCCGCAGAACGGTGAAAGGTACAGCAGAACGTCCGCGTCTTTCGGTGTTCCGCAGCAACAAGCAGATCTCTGCTCAGTTGATTGATGATATTGCAGGAGTGACGCTGGTAGCAGCATCCTCTGCAGCAAAAGATATGCAAGGCGTCAAAGCCAAGAAAGTGGATCTGGCAAAAGAAGTAGGCAAAGCGCTTGCGGTAAAGGCACAGAGCAGTGGTATCAAATCGGTTGTATTCGACCGTGGAGGTTACCTCTACCATGGACGGGTGAAAGCCCTTGCCGAAGGAGCTCGTGAAGGAGGCCTCGAATTTTAA
- the rplF gene encoding 50S ribosomal protein L6, translating into MSRIGKLPITIPAKVEIKISDDTVQVKGPKGELKQKLAGGISVNIDESTLTVVRATDGKQHRALHGLYRSLINNMIIGVSQGFTKQQELIGVGYKASTQGQLLDLVLGYSHHFIFEIPAEVKVSAKQDKGQPPMIMLESADKQLLGAVAAKIRSLRVPEPYKGKGIKFTNEVLRRKAGKSAAKK; encoded by the coding sequence ATGTCACGTATTGGAAAATTGCCGATCACAATCCCTGCGAAAGTAGAGATCAAGATCTCCGATGATACAGTCCAGGTGAAAGGACCGAAAGGGGAACTCAAGCAAAAGCTTGCAGGAGGAATTTCAGTCAACATCGACGAAAGCACACTCACAGTAGTGCGTGCAACGGATGGAAAACAACACCGCGCATTGCACGGTTTGTACCGCTCCCTGATCAACAACATGATCATCGGAGTATCCCAGGGCTTCACAAAACAACAAGAACTGATTGGTGTCGGTTACAAAGCGAGTACACAAGGACAATTGCTTGACCTGGTACTTGGGTATTCCCACCACTTCATTTTTGAAATACCTGCAGAGGTAAAAGTTAGCGCGAAGCAGGACAAAGGTCAGCCGCCGATGATAATGCTTGAGAGTGCCGACAAGCAATTGCTTGGCGCGGTAGCCGCGAAGATTCGTTCGCTCCGTGTTCCTGAGCCATACAAAGGCAAGGGTATTAAATTCACCAATGAAGTACTGAGAAGAAAAGCTGGTAAATCAGCTGCTAAAAAATAA
- the rplN gene encoding 50S ribosomal protein L14 has translation MIQQESRCVVADNSGAKEVLCIRVLGGTRKKYASLGDKIVVTVKHALPSGNIKKGTVTKAVVVRTKKEVKRADGSYIRFDDNAVVLLNAQDELRGTRIFGPVARELREKQFMKIVSLAPEVL, from the coding sequence ATGATACAGCAAGAATCCAGATGTGTGGTAGCCGACAACAGCGGGGCGAAAGAAGTCCTTTGTATCCGCGTGTTGGGTGGAACCCGTAAGAAATATGCCAGCCTGGGCGACAAGATCGTTGTGACTGTGAAGCATGCATTGCCATCAGGGAACATCAAAAAAGGCACCGTGACGAAAGCCGTAGTGGTTCGTACGAAGAAAGAAGTGAAGCGTGCAGACGGTTCCTACATTCGCTTTGACGACAATGCCGTAGTATTACTGAATGCCCAGGATGAACTCCGTGGCACACGTATCTTCGGACCGGTTGCCCGTGAGCTTCGTGAGAAGCAGTTCATGAAAATTGTTTCACTGGCTCCTGAAGTTCTTTAA
- the rpsQ gene encoding 30S ribosomal protein S17, with protein MENTTIEKRGLRKERIGVVVSNKMNKSIVVAVERKVKHAKYGKFIKMTTKFMAHDEKNESGVGDLVKISETRPMSKNKCWRLTQILEKAK; from the coding sequence ATGGAAAATACAACGATTGAAAAGCGAGGCTTACGGAAAGAACGGATTGGCGTTGTGGTAAGCAACAAAATGAACAAGAGTATTGTGGTCGCAGTAGAGCGTAAAGTAAAGCATGCGAAATACGGAAAGTTCATCAAGATGACGACCAAATTTATGGCGCATGATGAGAAGAACGAAAGTGGTGTTGGCGATCTTGTGAAGATCTCTGAAACACGTCCGATGAGCAAGAACAAATGCTGGCGCCTGACCCAGATCCTCGAGAAAGCAAAATAA
- the rpsM gene encoding 30S ribosomal protein S13 has protein sequence MARIAGIDLPKHKRGVIGLTYIFGIGPSTAARILTESGVDFDTKVEEWNDDQLNKIRSIINELRVEGSLRSEVQLNIKRLVDINCYRGMRHRNGLPVRGQRTKTNTRTRKGKRKTVANKKKATKM, from the coding sequence ATGGCTCGTATTGCTGGTATTGACCTACCTAAACACAAAAGAGGCGTCATCGGACTGACCTACATCTTCGGTATCGGACCGTCGACTGCTGCGCGTATTCTCACTGAGTCTGGTGTTGATTTCGACACCAAGGTTGAAGAGTGGAACGACGATCAGCTGAATAAAATCCGTAGCATCATTAACGAACTACGTGTAGAAGGATCTCTTCGTTCGGAGGTTCAGTTGAACATCAAGCGCCTGGTTGACATCAATTGTTACCGTGGAATGCGTCACCGGAATGGACTTCCTGTACGCGGACAGCGCACGAAGACGAACACTCGTACACGAAAAGGTAAACGTAAAACTGTTGCCAACAAGAAGAAGGCAACCAAAATGTAA
- the rpsH gene encoding 30S ribosomal protein S8, protein MTDPIADFITRIRNAVKANHRIVQVPASNLKKEMTKILKEKGYILDYKFDEDDKQGLIKIALKYHPVTKAPAIRNLTRISKPGLRKYSGVDTMPRVLNGLGIAILSTSKGVMTDKEAKKEKVGGEVLCYVY, encoded by the coding sequence ATGACAGATCCTATTGCAGACTTCATTACCCGGATTCGTAATGCAGTGAAAGCGAACCACCGCATTGTGCAGGTGCCTGCATCGAATCTCAAGAAAGAGATGACCAAGATCCTGAAGGAAAAAGGTTACATCCTTGATTACAAATTCGATGAAGACGATAAGCAAGGCCTTATCAAGATCGCGTTGAAATATCATCCGGTTACGAAAGCTCCGGCGATCCGCAACCTGACGCGTATTTCAAAACCTGGTCTTCGTAAGTACTCGGGTGTGGATACCATGCCGCGTGTATTGAACGGGCTTGGCATCGCTATCCTTTCTACTTCGAAAGGGGTAATGACCGATAAAGAAGCGAAGAAAGAAAAAGTAGGCGGAGAAGTTCTTTGCTATGTATATTAA
- the rpmC gene encoding 50S ribosomal protein L29: MKQEDIKELTTDELRLRLAEEKALYTKMKMNHAVSPIENPMKIRTIRRGIAMINTELTKRVIAEKNNS; the protein is encoded by the coding sequence ATGAAACAAGAGGATATCAAAGAATTAACAACAGACGAGCTTCGTCTTCGATTGGCAGAAGAGAAAGCGCTGTATACAAAAATGAAAATGAATCATGCCGTATCGCCCATCGAGAATCCGATGAAGATCCGTACGATCCGTCGCGGTATTGCCATGATCAACACGGAGCTGACCAAGCGCGTGATAGCTGAAAAAAACAACTCATAA
- the rpsE gene encoding 30S ribosomal protein S5, whose translation MSATNVKRVKSSEIELKDRLVTVNRVTKVTKGGRAFRFAAIVVVGDESGVVGHGLGKAKEVTDAVQKGIDDAKKNLVKVPVLKGTVPHESYGKFGGALVYLKPAAPGTGVIAGGAMRAVLESVGIHDVLAKSKGSSNPHNVVKATIDALLQMRDPATVAQQRGIKMTKVFNG comes from the coding sequence ATGTCAGCAACAAATGTAAAGCGCGTTAAGTCGAGCGAAATTGAACTGAAGGACCGTTTGGTCACAGTCAACCGGGTTACCAAAGTTACCAAAGGTGGACGTGCATTCCGTTTCGCCGCCATCGTTGTGGTAGGTGATGAATCCGGTGTAGTCGGTCATGGACTTGGTAAAGCCAAGGAAGTAACAGACGCGGTTCAAAAAGGAATTGACGATGCAAAGAAAAACCTCGTGAAAGTACCGGTTCTGAAAGGAACGGTTCCTCATGAATCATACGGTAAATTCGGTGGTGCACTTGTGTATCTCAAACCGGCAGCTCCCGGAACCGGTGTTATCGCGGGTGGTGCGATGCGTGCTGTGCTTGAGAGCGTAGGTATTCACGATGTATTGGCAAAATCAAAAGGAAGCTCGAATCCGCACAACGTGGTAAAGGCAACGATTGATGCATTGCTTCAGATGCGTGATCCTGCGACTGTGGCTCAACAGCGTGGCATTAAAATGACCAAAGTATTTAACGGATAA
- the rplE gene encoding 50S ribosomal protein L5 encodes MSYVPRLKEKYKKEIVPALTKKFEYKSVMQVPRLTKICVNQGVGDAVSDKKLIEYAITEMTNVTGQKAVPTKSKKDISNFKLRVNVAIGVRVTLRDVNMYEFLDRLVSVSLPRIRDFRGINPKGFDGNGNFTLGVTEQIIFPEIDIDKVNKITGMDITFVTTAQTDEEAMELLKEFGIPFRTN; translated from the coding sequence ATGTCTTACGTACCACGTTTAAAAGAGAAGTACAAGAAAGAAATTGTACCGGCTCTCACAAAGAAATTTGAATACAAGAGCGTCATGCAGGTTCCACGCCTGACAAAAATCTGCGTGAACCAGGGTGTTGGCGATGCGGTGAGCGATAAAAAGCTGATCGAATACGCGATCACTGAAATGACCAATGTAACCGGTCAGAAAGCTGTTCCGACGAAATCGAAAAAGGATATTTCCAATTTCAAACTTCGTGTGAATGTCGCGATCGGTGTACGTGTCACGTTGCGTGATGTCAACATGTACGAATTTCTGGATCGTCTGGTATCGGTATCTCTGCCGCGTATCCGTGACTTCCGCGGAATCAATCCAAAGGGTTTTGACGGCAATGGTAACTTCACTCTTGGAGTTACTGAGCAGATCATTTTCCCTGAAATTGATATCGACAAAGTGAATAAAATCACCGGGATGGATATCACCTTCGTAACTACGGCTCAAACCGATGAAGAAGCGATGGAACTATTGAAAGAATTTGGAATTCCTTTCCGTACCAATTAA
- the rpsK gene encoding 30S ribosomal protein S11, which translates to MATQQQASGKGGTKAAKKKVVKVDAQGKAFINATFNNIIISLTNDAGQVISWASAGKMGFKGSKKNTPYAAQLAAGDCAKVAHDMGLRKVKVFVKGPGAGRESAIRTLHQSGIEVSEIIDLTPIPHNGCRPPGKRRV; encoded by the coding sequence ATGGCAACGCAACAACAAGCTTCTGGTAAAGGAGGAACTAAGGCCGCTAAGAAAAAAGTGGTTAAGGTTGACGCACAAGGTAAAGCCTTCATCAATGCGACCTTTAACAACATCATCATTTCACTGACTAACGATGCAGGACAAGTAATTTCCTGGGCATCTGCAGGAAAAATGGGATTCAAAGGTTCGAAGAAAAACACTCCATATGCCGCTCAGTTGGCAGCTGGTGACTGCGCGAAAGTGGCTCATGATATGGGTCTTCGCAAAGTAAAAGTGTTTGTAAAAGGACCTGGCGCCGGTCGTGAATCTGCTATCCGTACCCTTCACCAAAGCGGTATCGAGGTTTCTGAAATCATCGATCTTACTCCGATTCCACACAATGGATGTCGTCCTCCGGGCAAACGCAGAGTTTAA
- the rpsD gene encoding 30S ribosomal protein S4, with protein MARYIGPSTKIARKFREPIFGPDKSFERKTYPPGQHGQTKKRAKQSEYSIQLQEKQKVKYMYGILERQFAKIFDRASRRTGITGENLLQLIEARLDNIVYRLGIAPTRMAARQLVGHRHITVNGKVVNISSYTCKAGDVIGVRERSKALEVITGAVTGHSNKHAWLEWDKSSLTGKILNLPARDQIPENIKEQLIVELYSK; from the coding sequence ATGGCAAGATATATTGGCCCTTCTACAAAAATTGCACGAAAGTTCCGTGAGCCTATTTTCGGACCCGACAAGTCGTTCGAACGTAAGACTTATCCTCCGGGACAGCATGGCCAGACCAAGAAACGCGCGAAGCAGTCTGAATATTCCATTCAGCTTCAGGAAAAGCAAAAAGTGAAATACATGTACGGTATTCTTGAGCGTCAGTTCGCCAAGATTTTCGACCGCGCATCCCGTCGTACCGGTATCACCGGTGAAAACCTGCTTCAGTTGATTGAAGCTCGTCTCGACAATATCGTTTACCGTCTTGGAATTGCTCCGACACGTATGGCTGCCCGCCAGCTCGTTGGTCACCGTCACATCACAGTAAATGGAAAAGTAGTGAACATCTCGTCCTACACTTGCAAAGCAGGTGATGTGATTGGTGTTCGTGAACGTTCAAAAGCTCTGGAAGTAATTACCGGCGCTGTTACAGGTCACTCTAACAAACACGCATGGTTGGAATGGGACAAATCTTCCCTCACAGGAAAGATACTGAACCTTCCTGCACGTGATCAGATTCCTGAGAATATCAAGGAACAACTGATTGTCGAATTGTACTCTAAGTAA
- the infA gene encoding translation initiation factor IF-1: MSKQANIEQDGVITEALSNAMFRVELENGHEIIAHISGKMRMNYIKILPGDKVKVEMSPYDLTKGRITYRYK; the protein is encoded by the coding sequence GTGTCTAAACAGGCGAATATAGAACAGGACGGAGTAATCACAGAAGCATTGTCAAATGCGATGTTCCGTGTTGAATTGGAAAATGGTCACGAGATCATTGCCCATATCTCCGGTAAAATGCGGATGAATTACATTAAGATTCTACCCGGCGACAAAGTAAAAGTTGAAATGTCACCATACGATTTAACAAAAGGAAGAATAACATACAGATATAAATAA
- the rpmJ gene encoding 50S ribosomal protein L36: MKVKPAIKKRSVDCKIVRRKGRLYVINKKNPRFKQRQG, translated from the coding sequence ATGAAAGTAAAACCCGCTATCAAAAAAAGAAGTGTTGACTGCAAAATTGTCCGCAGAAAAGGACGTCTCTATGTCATCAACAAAAAGAATCCTCGTTTTAAACAACGTCAGGGTTAA
- the secY gene encoding preprotein translocase subunit SecY — MKNLIQTIRNIFKIEDLRVRILNTLFFLLIYRLGTHIVLPGVDPQQLANLQNQTAGGVLGLLDMFSGGAFSHSSIFALGIMPYISASIVIQLMSIAIPYFQKLQKEGESGRKRINQITRFLTVAITALQAPGYIVNLRSQVPSAIISVTNPEIVSPFQFWFTSIVILVAGTLFVMWLGEKITDKGIGNGISLIIMIGIIARLPAAFKDELMSRMNQGGGLVVLLIELVALAAVIAFVILLVQGTRRIPVNFAKKIVGNKQYGGVRQYIPLKVNAAGVMPIIFAQAIMFIPATIAQFFPESNASQGILTTFGNYTSFWYNFVFATLIILFTYFYTAIAVNPNQMADDMKRNNGFIPGVKPGRSTAEFIDDVMSRITLPGAIFLALIAILPTFALLLNINNNFAHFYGGTSLLIMVGVVLDTLQQIESHLLMRHYDGLMKSGRIKGRATQVASAV, encoded by the coding sequence ATGAAAAATCTGATCCAGACAATTAGAAACATCTTCAAGATTGAAGACCTGAGAGTTCGAATTCTCAATACACTCTTCTTTCTTTTGATTTACCGTCTCGGTACCCACATTGTGCTTCCTGGTGTTGATCCGCAACAATTGGCGAATCTTCAAAACCAGACTGCCGGTGGAGTATTGGGTCTGTTGGATATGTTCTCCGGTGGAGCATTCTCTCACTCCTCAATTTTTGCGTTGGGAATCATGCCTTACATCTCTGCATCCATCGTGATTCAGTTGATGAGTATCGCGATTCCTTACTTCCAAAAATTGCAGAAGGAAGGCGAAAGCGGTCGTAAGCGTATCAATCAGATCACCCGTTTCCTGACAGTTGCCATCACCGCGCTGCAGGCTCCAGGTTATATTGTTAACCTTCGTTCACAGGTTCCAAGCGCGATTATTTCAGTAACGAATCCTGAAATCGTTTCTCCGTTCCAGTTTTGGTTTACTTCGATTGTTATCCTCGTAGCCGGAACATTGTTTGTTATGTGGCTCGGTGAAAAAATCACGGACAAAGGAATTGGTAATGGTATTTCTCTCATCATCATGATTGGAATTATCGCCCGACTCCCCGCAGCCTTCAAGGATGAATTGATGAGCCGTATGAACCAGGGTGGAGGTTTGGTGGTATTGTTGATTGAACTCGTCGCACTGGCTGCAGTGATCGCATTCGTGATTCTGCTTGTTCAGGGAACACGAAGAATCCCTGTCAACTTCGCTAAAAAGATTGTTGGAAATAAACAGTACGGTGGAGTACGTCAGTACATTCCGTTGAAAGTAAACGCTGCAGGTGTAATGCCAATCATCTTTGCTCAGGCAATCATGTTCATCCCTGCAACAATTGCTCAGTTCTTTCCTGAATCCAATGCTTCACAGGGAATTCTCACCACGTTTGGAAACTATACTTCCTTCTGGTACAACTTTGTATTCGCTACGTTGATTATTTTGTTCACATACTTCTATACCGCGATCGCGGTGAATCCGAATCAAATGGCGGATGATATGAAACGGAACAATGGATTTATTCCAGGTGTAAAGCCAGGACGTAGTACAGCTGAATTTATTGATGATGTGATGTCAAGGATTACTTTGCCGGGAGCTATTTTCCTCGCATTGATTGCGATCCTTCCGACCTTCGCGTTACTCCTGAATATTAACAACAACTTCGCGCATTTCTACGGTGGAACTTCCCTGTTGATTATGGTCGGTGTTGTGTTGGATACGTTGCAACAGATAGAAAGTCATTTGTTGATGCGTCATTACGATGGACTGATGAAGAGTGGCAGAATTAAAGGAAGAGCCACTCAGGTCGCATCTGCTGTGTAA
- the map gene encoding type I methionyl aminopeptidase encodes MLYYKTQEEIELIRESSLLVAKTLAEVAKSIRPGISTLELDRLAETFIRDHGAVPAFLNYNGFPNSLCISVNSQVVHGIPNKSELQDGDICSVDCGVLKNGFYGDSAYTFAIGEVDDETVQLLRITKESLYKGIEKAVAGNRLGDVSHAIQEHAETSGYSVVRELVGHGIGRHLHEKPEVPNYGKRGSGLVLREGLVIAIEPMINMGGKAVVHERDGWTIRTADNKPSTHFEHTVAIRKGAPDILSSFKFIEELQKETIK; translated from the coding sequence ATGTTGTATTACAAAACACAGGAAGAAATAGAGTTAATCCGCGAGAGTTCTTTACTTGTTGCGAAAACCCTGGCTGAAGTAGCCAAATCGATCCGTCCCGGGATTAGTACACTGGAACTGGACCGGTTGGCTGAAACCTTCATCCGAGATCATGGTGCAGTACCTGCATTTCTGAATTACAATGGATTTCCAAATTCATTGTGTATTTCAGTTAACTCGCAGGTTGTGCACGGGATCCCGAACAAAAGCGAGTTGCAGGACGGAGACATCTGTTCTGTAGATTGTGGAGTTCTGAAGAATGGTTTTTACGGTGATTCCGCGTATACTTTCGCCATCGGTGAGGTAGATGATGAAACAGTGCAACTCCTTCGTATCACGAAAGAAAGTTTGTACAAAGGCATCGAAAAAGCGGTGGCCGGAAATCGATTGGGGGATGTGAGTCATGCCATTCAAGAGCATGCTGAAACATCCGGCTATTCGGTAGTCAGGGAATTGGTTGGTCATGGTATCGGAAGACATCTTCATGAGAAGCCGGAAGTTCCGAATTACGGCAAACGTGGTTCAGGACTGGTACTCCGGGAAGGATTGGTGATAGCGATTGAACCGATGATCAACATGGGAGGAAAGGCAGTGGTTCATGAGAGAGATGGATGGACGATTCGAACAGCTGATAACAAACCTTCCACTCACTTCGAACACACAGTAGCGATCCGGAAAGGCGCTCCGGATATTCTGAGTTCGTTCAAGTTCATTGAAGAATTACAAAAGGAAACAATTAAATAA
- the rplO gene encoding 50S ribosomal protein L15: MNLSSLKPAKGSVKTNKRLGRGTGSGAGGTASRGHKGAQSRSGYSSKRGFEGGQMPLQRRVPKFGFTNLFRVEYHGINLDTIQALVDSKKINSIDKDILVANGLASKHDRIKILGRGELKAKIEVKAHAFSATAKAAIEAQGGTTAIL; this comes from the coding sequence ATGAATTTATCCTCACTCAAACCAGCGAAGGGTTCAGTAAAAACCAACAAGCGCCTTGGCCGTGGTACCGGTTCCGGTGCAGGTGGCACAGCTTCCCGTGGACACAAAGGTGCTCAGTCGCGTTCCGGTTACAGTTCGAAGCGTGGTTTTGAAGGTGGCCAGATGCCCCTTCAGCGTCGTGTTCCGAAATTCGGATTCACTAACCTTTTCCGTGTGGAGTACCATGGAATCAACCTGGATACCATTCAGGCACTCGTGGATTCAAAAAAGATCAATTCAATTGATAAAGATATTTTAGTAGCAAACGGATTGGCATCAAAGCATGATCGCATTAAAATCCTTGGCCGTGGTGAACTGAAGGCTAAGATTGAAGTAAAAGCACATGCATTTTCTGCAACAGCAAAAGCAGCTATTGAAGCACAAGGCGGAACCACAGCTATCCTCTAA
- the rplX gene encoding 50S ribosomal protein L24 has product MHIRKGDIVKVIAGDSKGSQGRVLEVLSATRKVLVEGVNLVSKHTKPNAKNTQGGIIKKEAPIHLSNVMLVDGKGNATRVGRKEENGKLVRYSKKSGEVIK; this is encoded by the coding sequence CTGCACATCCGCAAGGGTGACATTGTGAAAGTGATTGCCGGAGATTCCAAAGGATCTCAGGGTCGTGTGCTGGAAGTGCTCAGCGCTACGCGGAAGGTATTGGTTGAAGGGGTGAACCTGGTGAGCAAGCACACCAAGCCGAACGCGAAGAACACCCAGGGCGGCATCATTAAAAAAGAAGCTCCGATTCATTTGTCCAATGTGATGTTGGTAGATGGCAAAGGCAACGCTACACGTGTTGGCCGTAAAGAGGAGAACGGAAAATTAGTTCGTTATTCTAAAAAATCAGGGGAGGTAATCAAGTAA
- the rpmD gene encoding 50S ribosomal protein L30: MAKVKITLVKSGIDRPERQKRTLVALGLTKMNRSVEVEATPQIKGMIHKVQHLVETQDI; the protein is encoded by the coding sequence ATGGCAAAAGTGAAAATCACACTCGTGAAGAGCGGAATTGATCGCCCGGAGCGCCAGAAACGCACACTGGTGGCACTTGGACTTACCAAGATGAACCGTAGTGTGGAAGTGGAAGCCACTCCGCAAATCAAAGGAATGATCCACAAGGTGCAACACCTTGTAGAGACTCAGGACATTTAA
- the rplP gene encoding 50S ribosomal protein L16, with protein sequence MLQPKKTKFRKQHKMKAKGNATRGHSLAFGSFGIKSLETGWLPSKQIEAARVAVTRYMKREGQIWCRIFPDKPITRKPAEVRMGKGKGNPEFWVAVVKPGTIIFEAEGVPEATAREALRLAAQKLSVNTKFIMRRDYDQAS encoded by the coding sequence ATGTTACAGCCGAAGAAAACGAAATTTAGAAAGCAGCATAAAATGAAAGCAAAGGGTAATGCCACTCGTGGACATTCCCTGGCGTTTGGATCGTTCGGAATCAAATCTCTGGAGACCGGCTGGTTGCCCAGTAAGCAGATCGAAGCAGCCCGTGTGGCTGTGACACGTTATATGAAGCGTGAAGGACAAATCTGGTGCCGTATTTTCCCTGACAAGCCAATTACCCGCAAACCCGCGGAGGTGCGTATGGGTAAAGGAAAAGGTAACCCTGAATTCTGGGTTGCTGTTGTGAAGCCGGGTACCATCATTTTCGAAGCTGAAGGAGTTCCGGAAGCTACAGCACGTGAGGCTTTACGTCTTGCAGCACAGAAGTTGTCTGTGAACACCAAGTTTATTATGCGCCGTGATTACGATCAGGCTTCATAA